Proteins from one Streptomyces sp. NBC_00289 genomic window:
- a CDS encoding aldose 1-epimerase family protein: MQESRTGRQLTLSHGTHRAVVVELGAALRSYTVGGRTVIDGFSAPDRITGGRGQILVPWPNRIRDGRYSWDGQELQLPLTEPAGGNAIHGLLRWVAWQVVEASDSRAVLEVPLWPQPGYPFHLHVRAEYALGERGLDVSVTARNLDESAAPYGFGQHPYVTARTAAVDQAVLTVPARTWLRTDERGLPVAAEPVAGTEYDLRTPRAVGALRLDTPFGDLDRDADGRAVVRLAHPSGAFGTDVWLGEGADYVQLYTGDTLPPGERRRAVAVEPMTCPPDAFRSGTGLIGLGPGEQHTVRWGITPWGE; encoded by the coding sequence GTGCAGGAGAGCCGCACCGGACGGCAGCTGACCCTTTCTCACGGCACGCACCGTGCTGTCGTCGTCGAGCTCGGCGCGGCCCTTCGGTCCTACACGGTCGGTGGGCGCACGGTGATCGACGGATTCAGCGCACCTGACCGGATCACCGGCGGACGCGGCCAGATCCTCGTGCCGTGGCCCAACCGGATCCGCGACGGCCGCTACTCCTGGGACGGACAGGAGCTGCAGCTGCCGCTCACCGAGCCGGCCGGCGGCAACGCCATCCACGGACTGCTCCGGTGGGTCGCGTGGCAGGTCGTGGAGGCGAGCGACAGCCGCGCTGTCCTGGAGGTTCCGCTGTGGCCGCAGCCGGGCTACCCCTTCCACCTCCACGTCCGTGCCGAGTACGCCCTGGGCGAGCGCGGACTCGACGTCTCCGTCACCGCGCGCAACCTCGACGAGAGCGCCGCACCCTACGGCTTCGGCCAGCATCCCTACGTCACCGCGCGCACCGCGGCCGTCGACCAGGCGGTGCTGACAGTCCCTGCACGCACGTGGTTGCGCACCGATGAACGCGGCCTGCCGGTGGCCGCCGAACCGGTCGCCGGGACCGAGTACGACTTGCGAACACCGCGAGCTGTCGGTGCGCTCCGGCTGGACACGCCCTTCGGGGACCTCGACCGGGACGCGGACGGTCGGGCGGTGGTGCGCCTGGCCCACCCGTCGGGTGCGTTCGGTACGGACGTGTGGCTCGGCGAAGGCGCGGACTACGTGCAGCTCTACACCGGCGACACCCTCCCGCCGGGGGAACGCCGCCGTGCGGTCGCCGTCGAGCCGATGACCTGCCCGCCGGACGCCTTCCGCAGCGGCACCGGACTCATCGGCCTCGGCCCCGGCGAGCAGCACACCGTGCGGTGGGGGATCACGCCGTGGGGAGAGTAA
- a CDS encoding glycoside hydrolase family 32 protein: MTHDLTLPSGSHTAEGLAERALRDPHRPRFHFTSPGGWLNDPNGLSHWNGVYHLFYQYNPLAAAHHRIHWGHATSTDLVHWADEPVALVPGSDGPDRDGCWSGVLVDDGGVPTLVYSGRHGEHELPCVARGSADLRYWTKDPANPVITTPPEGVDITAFRDHCVWREGSGENTVWRQLVGSGIRGVGGTAFLYESDDLRSWRYVGPLLTGDASQNQGELDWTGTMWECVDLFRLGEDEEAGSTDVLVFSAWDEGTTHHPLYWTGRYQGDTFNPTALHRLDYGGRYFYAPQSTRDEHGRRIMFGWLQEGRTDEANAQAGWCGVMSLPRVVTLATDGGLHQAPAPELTELRRERLEVAPGRQADRYTRLPAVRGDQLDIETTLRLAPGATARLVVRETPDGAERTVVEVSRAQDGTGGTLRLRRETSSLDPTVDAEPRYGELPLDPDGRVDLRVLVDHSALEIYANGRALTARIYPTRPDEAVGVGIGADGDVALERFDAWQMASVFTDGPRPLWP; encoded by the coding sequence ATGACCCACGACCTCACCCTCCCCTCCGGCAGCCACACCGCCGAGGGACTGGCCGAACGCGCCCTGCGCGACCCCCACCGCCCCCGCTTCCACTTCACCTCGCCCGGCGGCTGGCTCAACGACCCCAACGGGCTGAGTCACTGGAACGGCGTCTACCACCTCTTCTACCAGTACAACCCCCTCGCCGCCGCCCACCACCGCATCCACTGGGGCCACGCCACCAGTACCGACCTCGTGCACTGGGCCGATGAGCCAGTCGCCCTGGTGCCAGGCTCGGACGGCCCGGACCGCGACGGCTGTTGGTCCGGTGTCCTGGTGGACGACGGGGGAGTGCCCACGCTCGTCTACTCGGGCAGGCACGGCGAGCATGAACTCCCGTGCGTGGCCAGGGGATCGGCCGACCTGCGGTACTGGACCAAAGACCCGGCCAACCCAGTCATCACCACCCCGCCCGAGGGCGTCGACATCACGGCCTTCCGCGACCACTGCGTCTGGCGGGAGGGCTCCGGCGAGAACACGGTGTGGCGCCAGTTGGTGGGCTCGGGCATCCGGGGCGTCGGCGGAACGGCCTTCCTGTACGAATCCGACGATCTGCGCAGCTGGCGCTACGTCGGCCCCCTGCTGACCGGCGACGCCTCGCAGAACCAGGGCGAGCTCGACTGGACCGGCACGATGTGGGAGTGCGTCGACCTCTTCCGGCTCGGCGAGGACGAGGAGGCCGGCAGCACGGACGTGCTGGTCTTCTCCGCCTGGGACGAGGGCACCACCCACCACCCCCTGTACTGGACCGGCCGCTACCAGGGCGACACCTTCAACCCGACCGCCCTCCACCGCCTCGACTACGGCGGACGCTACTTCTACGCCCCCCAGTCCACTCGCGACGAGCACGGCCGCCGCATCATGTTCGGCTGGCTCCAGGAGGGACGGACGGACGAGGCGAACGCGCAGGCCGGCTGGTGCGGCGTGATGTCCCTGCCGAGGGTCGTCACGCTCGCCACGGACGGCGGCCTGCATCAGGCCCCGGCGCCGGAGCTGACCGAGCTGCGGCGGGAGCGCCTAGAGGTGGCTCCGGGCCGGCAGGCCGACCGGTACACCCGGCTGCCCGCCGTGCGCGGGGACCAGCTGGACATCGAGACGACCCTGCGTCTCGCTCCCGGAGCGACCGCCCGGCTCGTGGTCCGCGAGACACCGGACGGCGCGGAACGCACGGTCGTGGAGGTGAGCAGGGCGCAGGACGGAACGGGCGGCACTCTCCGCCTGCGCCGCGAGACCAGCAGCCTCGACCCGACGGTCGACGCCGAACCCCGGTACGGCGAACTGCCGTTGGACCCCGACGGCCGGGTCGACCTGCGCGTCCTCGTCGACCACTCCGCACTGGAGATCTACGCCAACGGGCGTGCCTTGACCGCCCGGATCTACCCCACCCGCCCGGACGAGGCCGTAGGCGTGGGTATCGGTGCCGACGGCGACGTGGCCCTGGAGCGGTTCGACGCCTGGCAGATGGCGTCGGTCTTCACCGACGGACCCCGGCCGCTGTGGCCGTGA
- a CDS encoding ABC transporter ATP-binding protein, giving the protein MTQPLLSVRGLTKDFQVGTVFSRRRVRAVNDVSFDLPAGRITALVGESGSGKSTIARCLARLEQPSTGQVLLDGQDILRTERRRASRAYRRKVQMVFQDPFGSLNPVHRIEHFLTRALVLHGHSATPEALRELMKTVGLSEDMLQSYPHELSGGQRQRVSIARALAVEPRLILADEPTSMLDVSVRVGVLNLMRRLRDERNIAMLYITHDLGSARYLADTTMVMFAGELVEGGDALAVMDAPAHPYTRLLLSAVPDPERAGSYDPVERARLREAILNPTSCPYGDDGACSRTDPVRHIVGEDDGQPHWVRCHLRAPASDIARRVLKATDRPDGEATDATDDTEKAETTAA; this is encoded by the coding sequence ATGACCCAGCCCCTGCTGTCCGTACGCGGTCTGACCAAGGACTTCCAGGTCGGCACCGTCTTCTCCCGGCGCCGCGTCCGTGCCGTCAACGACGTGTCCTTCGACCTGCCTGCCGGCCGGATCACCGCGCTGGTCGGCGAGTCCGGCAGCGGCAAGTCCACCATCGCCCGCTGCCTCGCCCGCCTCGAACAGCCTTCCACCGGACAGGTACTGCTCGACGGCCAGGACATCCTGCGCACCGAACGGCGCAGGGCATCACGGGCGTACCGTCGCAAGGTCCAGATGGTGTTCCAGGACCCCTTCGGCTCACTCAACCCCGTCCACCGGATCGAGCACTTCCTCACCCGGGCCCTCGTCCTGCACGGCCACTCCGCCACACCAGAGGCGCTGCGCGAGCTGATGAAAACGGTCGGCCTGAGCGAGGACATGCTCCAGTCCTACCCGCACGAACTCTCCGGCGGCCAGCGTCAGCGCGTCTCCATCGCTCGCGCGCTGGCGGTGGAGCCGCGCCTCATCCTGGCCGACGAACCGACGTCGATGCTGGACGTCTCCGTGCGCGTCGGCGTGCTCAACCTGATGCGGCGCCTGCGCGACGAGCGGAACATCGCCATGCTCTACATCACGCACGACCTGGGCTCCGCCCGCTACCTCGCGGACACCACGATGGTCATGTTCGCCGGCGAACTCGTCGAGGGCGGCGATGCGTTGGCCGTCATGGACGCCCCGGCCCACCCCTACACCCGCCTGCTGCTGTCCGCCGTACCCGACCCCGAACGGGCCGGCAGCTACGACCCCGTCGAGCGCGCCCGCCTGCGCGAGGCGATCCTCAACCCCACGTCCTGCCCCTACGGCGACGACGGCGCGTGCAGCCGCACCGACCCCGTCCGCCACATCGTCGGCGAAGACGACGGCCAGCCCCACTGGGTGCGCTGCCATTTGCGCGCACCCGCCTCCGACATCGCCCGCCGCGTCCTGAAGGCCACCGACCGGCCGGACGGCGAGGCCACCGACGCCACCGACGACACCGAGAAAGCGGAGACCACCGCCGCATGA
- a CDS encoding ABC transporter substrate-binding protein, with protein MAPSRIPSRRPRAVLRAVTATAAAALVLSACTGGSGAAGAGDTSGNQLLTIPREDLATFTRNFNPLSPQAAPMTLQSVYEPLAVHSMADAKDTPWLATKWEQAKDGKSLTFTLRDGVKWSDGKPLTADDVVYTFELQKKVLGGFDYLDKVTAVDAHTVKFSFDKAFSTAFYEISGHYILPKHIWSKVKDPAKFTNPDPVGTGPYTKIEKFQSQSYELRKNPDYWQPAKQQIAGIQMLAFSGNDSANIAFTNGEVDWTQSFIPDIEKSFVAKDKKHNHYWFPATGAMINWQLNTTKAPFNDPAVRKALSMAVDRDQITKVAMNGYAEPTDCTGLARTYDKWRDTSLAASCTWTKYDSTEAAKALDAAGYKESGGKRKLKNGKNFTLDISVGSASSDWISVANIIKQDLAKVGITATVKTPDWSAVSSSYNTGTFDTGIVWSNNGATPYEYFRGVMSTKMVQPVGKQATENYHRFGDKKADKLIDAFAAATDEKTQAEQMNGLQELYNKDAPVVPLFTGPEWGAYTDARFTGWPTEKNPYATLGNRNGSTILVLTSLKPVKG; from the coding sequence ATGGCACCCTCCCGCATACCTTCACGGCGGCCACGAGCCGTCCTGAGAGCGGTCACCGCGACCGCCGCCGCGGCCCTGGTCCTGTCCGCCTGTACGGGTGGCTCGGGCGCCGCCGGCGCCGGTGACACTTCTGGCAACCAGCTGCTCACCATCCCGCGCGAGGATCTGGCGACGTTCACGCGCAACTTCAACCCACTCTCCCCGCAGGCCGCCCCCATGACCCTCCAGTCGGTCTACGAGCCTCTGGCGGTGCACAGCATGGCGGATGCCAAGGACACGCCGTGGCTGGCCACCAAGTGGGAGCAGGCCAAGGACGGCAAGTCCCTCACCTTCACGCTGCGCGACGGCGTCAAGTGGTCGGACGGCAAGCCGCTCACCGCCGACGACGTCGTCTACACCTTCGAGCTCCAGAAGAAGGTGCTCGGCGGCTTCGACTACCTCGACAAGGTCACCGCGGTCGACGCCCACACGGTGAAGTTCTCCTTCGACAAGGCGTTCTCGACCGCCTTCTACGAGATCAGCGGCCACTACATCCTGCCGAAGCACATCTGGTCGAAGGTGAAGGACCCGGCGAAGTTCACCAACCCGGACCCGGTCGGCACCGGCCCGTACACCAAGATCGAGAAGTTCCAGAGCCAGTCGTACGAGCTGCGCAAGAACCCCGACTACTGGCAGCCCGCGAAGCAGCAGATCGCCGGCATCCAGATGCTCGCCTTCTCCGGCAACGACAGCGCCAACATCGCCTTCACCAACGGCGAGGTGGACTGGACGCAGTCGTTCATCCCGGACATCGAGAAGTCCTTCGTCGCCAAGGACAAGAAGCACAACCACTACTGGTTCCCGGCCACCGGCGCCATGATCAACTGGCAGCTGAACACCACCAAGGCGCCGTTCAACGATCCGGCCGTGCGCAAGGCGCTCAGCATGGCCGTCGACCGTGACCAGATCACCAAGGTCGCGATGAACGGCTACGCCGAACCCACCGACTGCACGGGCCTGGCCCGCACGTACGACAAGTGGCGTGACACATCGCTGGCCGCCTCCTGCACCTGGACGAAGTACGACAGCACCGAGGCGGCCAAGGCCCTCGACGCGGCCGGCTACAAGGAGAGCGGCGGCAAGCGGAAGCTGAAGAACGGCAAGAACTTCACCCTCGACATCTCCGTCGGCTCCGCCTCCTCCGACTGGATATCGGTCGCCAACATCATCAAGCAGGACCTGGCGAAGGTCGGCATCACCGCCACCGTGAAGACGCCCGACTGGTCGGCGGTCTCGTCCTCGTACAACACCGGCACCTTCGACACCGGCATCGTGTGGAGCAACAACGGCGCCACCCCCTACGAGTACTTCCGCGGCGTGATGTCGACCAAGATGGTGCAGCCGGTCGGCAAGCAGGCCACGGAGAACTACCACCGCTTCGGCGACAAGAAGGCCGACAAGCTCATCGACGCCTTCGCCGCCGCCACGGACGAGAAGACGCAAGCCGAGCAGATGAACGGCCTGCAGGAGCTGTACAACAAGGACGCGCCCGTCGTCCCGCTGTTCACCGGCCCCGAGTGGGGCGCGTACACGGACGCCCGCTTCACCGGCTGGCCCACCGAGAAGAACCCGTACGCCACCCTCGGCAACCGCAACGGCAGCACGATCCTCGTGCTCACCTCGCTGAAGCCCGTCAAGGGCTGA
- a CDS encoding ABC transporter permease codes for MRLILRNLGFYLLAFWASITLNFVLPRFMPGDPVSRMFAQAQGTMQPDQIAQLRKLFGLDNRPLWEQYVSYVKSVFTGDLGISISRFPTPVSDVIGSQIGWTLLLGGVALVIAAVLGNLLGIVAAWRRGGVLDSAFPPLLIFVGSFPYFWLAMGALYLFGVSLGWFPMRHAYDVGLTPGFNAEFVSNVATHLVLPALTIVLVSIGGWMLGMRNTMIATAAEDYITMAEAKGLSPSRIMFRYAARNALLPSVTNFGMALGFVVGGALLTEVVFAYPGIGYQLLMAVQGLDYPLMQGIFLTITAAVLVANFLVDLVYVRLDPRVRVR; via the coding sequence GTGCGTCTGATCCTGCGCAACCTGGGGTTCTATCTGCTCGCCTTCTGGGCCTCCATCACCCTGAACTTCGTTCTCCCGCGCTTCATGCCGGGCGACCCGGTCTCCCGGATGTTCGCGCAGGCCCAGGGCACCATGCAGCCCGACCAGATAGCCCAGCTGCGGAAACTCTTCGGCCTCGACAACCGCCCCCTCTGGGAGCAGTACGTCTCCTACGTCAAGAGCGTCTTCACCGGCGACCTCGGCATCTCCATCTCCCGCTTCCCGACCCCGGTCTCCGACGTGATCGGCTCGCAGATCGGCTGGACCCTGCTCCTCGGTGGCGTCGCGCTCGTCATCGCCGCCGTGCTCGGCAACCTGCTCGGCATCGTCGCCGCCTGGCGGCGCGGCGGCGTCCTCGACTCCGCCTTCCCGCCTCTGCTGATCTTCGTCGGCTCGTTCCCGTACTTCTGGCTGGCGATGGGCGCGCTGTACCTGTTCGGGGTGAGCCTGGGCTGGTTCCCCATGCGGCACGCCTACGACGTCGGACTGACCCCCGGCTTCAACGCCGAGTTCGTCTCCAACGTCGCCACCCACCTGGTGCTGCCCGCGCTGACCATCGTGCTGGTCTCCATCGGCGGCTGGATGCTCGGCATGCGCAACACCATGATCGCCACGGCGGCCGAGGATTACATCACGATGGCCGAGGCGAAGGGGCTCAGCCCCTCGCGGATCATGTTCCGCTACGCCGCCCGCAACGCCCTGCTGCCCTCCGTCACCAACTTCGGCATGGCGCTCGGCTTCGTCGTCGGCGGCGCCCTGCTCACCGAGGTCGTGTTCGCCTACCCCGGCATCGGCTACCAGTTGCTGATGGCCGTCCAGGGCCTGGACTACCCGCTGATGCAGGGCATCTTCCTGACGATCACGGCCGCGGTACTGGTCGCGAACTTCCTCGTCGACCTCGTCTACGTCCGCCTCGACCCGCGCGTCCGCGTCCGCTGA
- a CDS encoding ABC transporter permease: MTAIEIATATTPTTPARTSRRRGLLRQLIDSKKALTGLILLALFALLALLAPFLVPGDPSLINSTGSQAPSAAHWLGTTAKGQDVLALTLWGARSSLFVGFTVGLVATAVAILVGLASAYFGRIMDDALTLVTNVFLLLPGLPLLIILAAFLPPGTSTVILVLVVTGWAGSARVLRAQAKSIRGKDFVAAAVVTGERPLRIMFREILPNMASVVMTTLLGCVIFGIGAQAGLEFLGLGDSSVVSWGTNLYWASNDGALMTGTWWAFVPSGLCIALVAFALALVNYAVDEITNPRLRNRRARRARRERRG; encoded by the coding sequence ATGACCGCCATCGAGATCGCGACGGCCACCACGCCGACCACCCCCGCACGCACCTCCCGCCGACGCGGACTGCTGCGCCAGCTCATCGACAGCAAGAAAGCCTTGACCGGGCTGATCCTGCTCGCTCTCTTCGCGCTGCTGGCCCTGCTCGCGCCCTTCCTGGTACCGGGCGACCCGTCGCTCATCAACTCCACGGGCAGCCAGGCTCCCTCGGCCGCGCACTGGCTCGGTACGACCGCCAAGGGACAGGACGTGCTCGCCCTCACCCTGTGGGGTGCGCGCAGCTCCCTCTTCGTAGGGTTCACCGTGGGGCTCGTGGCGACCGCGGTCGCCATCCTCGTCGGCCTGGCGTCCGCCTACTTCGGCCGCATCATGGACGACGCGCTGACCCTGGTCACCAACGTCTTCCTGCTGCTGCCCGGCCTCCCGCTGCTCATCATCCTGGCCGCGTTCCTGCCGCCCGGCACCTCCACCGTGATCCTGGTCCTCGTCGTCACCGGCTGGGCGGGCTCGGCCCGGGTACTGCGAGCTCAGGCCAAGTCGATCCGCGGCAAGGACTTCGTGGCCGCAGCCGTCGTCACCGGCGAGCGCCCGCTGCGGATCATGTTCCGCGAGATCCTGCCCAACATGGCGTCCGTGGTGATGACCACGCTGCTCGGCTGCGTGATCTTCGGCATCGGCGCCCAGGCCGGCCTGGAGTTCCTCGGCCTCGGCGACAGCAGCGTCGTCAGCTGGGGCACCAACCTGTACTGGGCCAGCAACGACGGCGCACTGATGACGGGCACCTGGTGGGCCTTCGTCCCCTCCGGGCTGTGCATCGCGCTCGTCGCGTTCGCGCTCGCGCTGGTCAATTACGCGGTCGACGAGATCACCAACCCGAGGCTGCGCAACCGCCGTGCCCGCCGTGCCCGCCGTGAGAGGAGGGGCTGA
- a CDS encoding carbohydrate kinase, which yields MARPQAPVSVTVLGECVADAFTDPTRSSSDELALRALPGGGPANTAVALARLGTPTRFLGRFSTDVFGTLFRARLSASGVDLTGSLTAPEPSTLAVADLDETGQATYTFYADSAADWQWTDEELAATGWESAACLHTGSLALIRQPGGTRIEDHLAKAREHLTVSIDPNVRPLLVPPTAYRERLPHWCTLADILRLSEDDLALLLPGASPEEACDTWHAAGARLVVLTFGGRGALASLDGHRVTVPAPAVDVVDTVGAGDSFTAGLLHRLTALGHLGGRLDRLNLEDLTDACTFAARVAALTCSVPGANPPWAETSAISVPAISGRRPLGSSSPVVS from the coding sequence ATGGCCCGACCCCAGGCCCCCGTCAGCGTCACCGTCCTCGGCGAGTGCGTCGCCGACGCCTTCACCGACCCCACCCGGTCCAGCTCCGACGAGCTCGCGCTGCGCGCCCTGCCCGGCGGCGGCCCCGCCAACACCGCCGTCGCTCTCGCCAGGCTCGGCACCCCCACCCGCTTCCTCGGGCGCTTCTCCACGGATGTCTTCGGCACCCTCTTTCGTGCCCGCCTCAGCGCCTCCGGCGTCGACCTGACCGGCAGCCTGACCGCCCCCGAGCCCAGCACCCTCGCCGTCGCCGACCTCGACGAGACCGGCCAGGCCACCTACACCTTCTACGCCGACAGCGCGGCCGACTGGCAGTGGACCGACGAAGAACTCGCCGCCACCGGGTGGGAGAGCGCGGCCTGCCTGCACACCGGCTCCCTGGCACTCATACGCCAACCCGGCGGCACCCGCATCGAGGACCACCTCGCCAAGGCCCGCGAGCACCTCACCGTGTCCATCGACCCCAACGTCCGCCCCCTGCTCGTACCGCCCACCGCCTACCGCGAACGGCTCCCCCACTGGTGCACCCTCGCCGACATCCTCCGCCTCAGCGAGGACGACCTCGCGCTGCTCCTGCCCGGCGCCAGCCCCGAAGAGGCGTGCGACACCTGGCACGCCGCCGGCGCGCGCCTGGTCGTGCTCACTTTCGGCGGACGCGGAGCCCTCGCCTCCCTCGACGGCCACCGCGTCACCGTCCCGGCCCCGGCCGTGGACGTCGTCGACACCGTCGGCGCCGGAGACTCCTTCACCGCGGGCCTGCTCCACCGCCTCACCGCCCTCGGACACCTCGGCGGCCGACTCGACCGGCTGAACCTCGAAGACCTCACCGACGCCTGCACCTTCGCCGCCCGCGTCGCTGCCCTGACCTGCTCAGTCCCCGGCGCGAACCCGCCCTGGGCAGAAACCTCCGCGATCTCCGTTCCCGCGATCTCCGGACGCCGTCCGCTCGGCAGCAGTAGTCCAGTGGTCTCGTAG
- a CDS encoding ABC transporter ATP-binding protein produces MEPVLEVNGLRVEYRGDGRTVVGADDVSFSIGAGEVFGLAGESGCGKSTIANAVMRLLKPPAEITAGSIRFQGRDVLALNERELRDFRWREIAMVFQSAMNSLNPVLTIGEQIVDIFTTHEKLKKRAARERAGELLELVGIDPGRLKAYPHQLSGGMRQRVVIAMAVALHPRLLIMDEPTTALDVVVQQEIMAQIRDLQRELGFSILFITHDMSLMVELSDRMGVMYGGRIVELANAKDLFAHPLHPYTEALMNAFPPLTGPREELTGLFDAPRTADSCGFHVRCPEDRSDCSMNIPDLREIAPGRWAAQSAQGAPR; encoded by the coding sequence ATGGAACCCGTACTTGAGGTGAACGGCCTGCGCGTCGAATACCGCGGCGACGGACGCACCGTCGTGGGCGCCGACGACGTCTCCTTCTCCATCGGCGCCGGAGAGGTCTTCGGCCTCGCCGGGGAGTCCGGCTGCGGCAAGTCGACCATCGCCAACGCGGTGATGCGGCTGCTGAAGCCCCCGGCGGAGATCACCGCGGGCAGCATCCGCTTCCAGGGCAGGGACGTCCTCGCCCTGAACGAACGGGAGCTGCGCGACTTCCGGTGGCGGGAGATCGCCATGGTCTTCCAGTCGGCGATGAACTCGCTCAACCCCGTTCTGACCATCGGCGAGCAGATCGTCGACATCTTCACCACCCACGAGAAGCTGAAGAAGCGGGCCGCGCGTGAGCGGGCCGGCGAGCTGCTGGAGCTGGTCGGCATCGACCCGGGAAGGCTGAAGGCGTACCCGCACCAGCTGTCCGGCGGCATGCGCCAGCGCGTGGTCATCGCCATGGCCGTCGCACTCCACCCCCGGCTGCTGATCATGGACGAGCCGACCACCGCGCTCGACGTGGTCGTGCAGCAGGAGATCATGGCGCAGATCCGCGACCTCCAGCGGGAGCTGGGCTTCTCCATCCTCTTCATCACCCACGACATGTCCCTGATGGTCGAGCTGTCGGACCGCATGGGCGTGATGTACGGCGGACGGATCGTCGAACTCGCCAACGCCAAGGACCTGTTCGCCCATCCGCTCCACCCCTACACCGAGGCGCTGATGAACGCCTTCCCGCCGCTGACCGGCCCGCGCGAAGAGCTCACCGGCCTCTTCGACGCCCCGCGCACCGCCGACAGCTGCGGCTTCCACGTCCGCTGTCCCGAGGACCGTTCGGACTGCTCCATGAACATCCCCGACCTGCGCGAGATCGCCCCCGGCCGGTGGGCGGCCCAGAGTGCCCAGGGAGCCCCGCGATGA
- a CDS encoding LacI family DNA-binding transcriptional regulator produces MATNKTHRVTMSDVAHRAGVSRTTVSFVLNDKPGATIPDETRRRILEAIDELGYRPNAGARALAANRSGWFGLITEIVTGPFAGEVITGAQSRAWGDRRLLLIAASEGDPAQEAAALDQMLEHRVEGLLYATTWHRAVTLPKAAREVPTVLVNCYDSEGELPCILPDEVSGGYKATRRLLDAGHTRIGLINLDPAIPAAIGRREGYERALREAGITPHPSLVVPGWATADGAYDAACELLDRPAGDRPTALFCGNDRMAMGAYDAIKERGLRIPHDVAVVGFDNQELIAAYLRPKLTTLALPFEAMGTKGIDMLAALAAGQPLDTHRVTIDCPLLERSSV; encoded by the coding sequence GTGGCCACGAACAAGACGCATCGCGTGACCATGAGCGATGTGGCCCACCGCGCGGGTGTCTCGCGGACAACGGTCTCCTTCGTCCTGAACGACAAGCCCGGCGCCACCATCCCCGACGAGACCCGTCGGCGGATCCTGGAGGCGATCGACGAGCTCGGCTACCGGCCCAACGCCGGGGCGCGGGCGTTGGCCGCGAACCGCAGCGGGTGGTTCGGGCTGATCACCGAGATCGTGACCGGCCCCTTCGCGGGGGAGGTGATCACGGGCGCGCAGAGCCGCGCCTGGGGTGACCGGAGGCTCCTGCTGATCGCCGCGAGCGAGGGCGACCCCGCCCAGGAGGCTGCCGCGCTCGACCAGATGCTGGAGCACCGTGTGGAAGGGCTCCTGTACGCCACGACCTGGCACCGCGCCGTCACGCTCCCCAAGGCCGCCCGGGAGGTGCCGACGGTGCTCGTCAACTGCTACGACTCGGAAGGGGAGCTCCCGTGCATCCTGCCCGACGAGGTGTCGGGCGGATACAAGGCGACCCGCCGGCTCCTGGACGCCGGTCATACCCGCATCGGGTTGATCAACCTCGACCCGGCGATCCCGGCCGCCATCGGCAGGCGCGAGGGGTACGAACGTGCCCTGCGCGAGGCCGGGATCACCCCCCACCCCTCCCTCGTCGTCCCCGGCTGGGCGACCGCCGACGGCGCCTATGACGCCGCCTGCGAACTGCTGGACCGCCCGGCCGGCGACCGGCCGACCGCGCTGTTCTGCGGAAACGACCGGATGGCGATGGGCGCGTACGACGCGATCAAGGAACGTGGACTGCGCATCCCGCACGACGTGGCCGTGGTGGGGTTCGACAACCAGGAACTCATCGCCGCCTATCTGCGGCCGAAGCTGACGACGCTCGCCCTGCCCTTCGAGGCCATGGGCACCAAGGGCATCGACATGCTCGCCGCTCTCGCAGCGGGGCAGCCGCTCGACACCCATCGGGTGACGATCGACTGCCCGCTGCTCGAACGCTCGTCGGTCTGA